Proteins encoded together in one Acipenser ruthenus chromosome 22, fAciRut3.2 maternal haplotype, whole genome shotgun sequence window:
- the LOC117431204 gene encoding histone deacetylase 3, which yields MSNRTAYFYDPDVGNFHYGGGHPMKPHRLSLTHSLVLHYGLYKKMMVFKPYKASQHDMCRFHSEDYIDFLQKVSPNNMQGFTKSLNAFNVGDDCPVFPGLFEFCSRYTGASLQGAIQLNHKICDVAINWAGGLHHAKKFEASGFCYVNDIVISILELLKYHPRVLYIDIDIHHGDGVQEAFYLTDRVMTVSFHKYGNYFFPGTGDMYEVGAESGRYYCLNVPLRDGIDDQSYRLLFQPVIKQVVDFYQPTCIVLQCGADSLGCDRLGCFNLSIRGHGECVEFVKSFKIPLLVLGGGGYTVRNVARCWTYETSLLVEEPISDELPYSEYFEYFAPDFTLHPDVSTRIENQNSRQYLDQIRQTVFENLKMLNHAPSVQIHDVPSDLLSYERTDDPDPDERGSEDNYSRPEASNEFYDGDHDNDKESDVEI from the exons ATGTCGAACAGGACCGCTTATTTCTACGATCCCGACGTGGGCAACTTTCATTACG GTGGTGGGCACCCCATGAAGCCACACCGCCTGTCTCTCACACACAGCCTGGTCCTGCACTACGGACTCTACAAGAAAATGATG GTGTTCAAGCCGTACAAGGCCTCTCAGCATGACATGTGCCGCTTCCATTCGGAGGATTACATCGACTTCCTGCAGAAGGTCAGTCCCAACAACATGCAGGGCTTCACCAAGAGTCTGAACGCCTTCAACGTGGGAGACGACTG TCCTGTGTTTCCAGGATTGTTTGAGTTCTGTTCAAGGTACACGGGAGCCTCGCTGCAGGGAGCCATACAGTTAAATCACAAG ATCTGTGATGTCGCTATCAACTGGGCTGGAGGCCTGCATCATgcaaaaaaatttgaa GCATCTGGTTTCTGCTACGTGAATGACATTGTCATCAGTATACTAGAGCTGCTGAA GTACCACCCCCGCGTTCTGTACATTGACATTGATATTCACCATGGCGACGGGGTACAGGAGGCCTTTTACCTCACTGACCGTGTCATGACTGTATCCTTCCACAAGTATGGGAACTACTTTTTCCCAGGGACAG GTGACATGTACGAGGTGGGAGCTGAGAGTGGCCGGTATTACTGCCTGAATGTTCCTCTTCGAGATGGAATAGATGATCAGA gctACAGGCTCCTCTTTCAGCCGGTGATCAAACAGGTGGTAGACTTTTATCAGCCTACTTGTATTGTTCTACAG TGTGGGGCTGATTCTTTAGGCTGTGACAGACTGGGCTGCTTTAACCTCAGCATAAGAGGTCACGG ggagTGTGTGGAGTTTGTGAAGAGTTTTAAAATCCCcctgctggtgctgggaggtGGAGGGTACACAGTCCGCAACGTTGCACGATGCTG GACGTATGAGACCTCACTGCTCGTAGAAGAACCAATAAGTGATGAACTGCCTTACAGTG AGTACTTTGAGTATTTTGCTCCAGATTTCACTCTGCACCCCGACGTCAGCACCAGGATAGAGAACCAGAACTCCAGACAG TACCTGGATCAGATCCGACAGACCGTGTTTGAAAACCTGAAGATGCTGAACCACGCGCCCAGCGTCCAGATCCATGACGTTCCCTCGGACCTGCTGAGCTACGAGCGCACAGACGATCCCGACCCCGACGAGAGGGGCTCCGAGGACAACTACTCCAG GCCTGAGGCATCCAATGAATTTTACGATGGTGACCATGACAACGACAAAGAGAGCGACGTGGAGATCTGA